Part of the Caulobacter sp. SL161 genome is shown below.
GATTTCCCCGGCGAAGGCCGGGGCCCAGATTCAGCCTGAGCGGTTTGGGGTGATCCGAACAGCATCCCGTCAGCTTGCCGGGCAACAGTGGGCTCGATCCGGACCCCGGCCTTCGCCGGGGAGATCGGGAGATCCTGGCGGATCACTCGGTCGTCTCCAGCGGCTCCGCGCGGGTCCGCAAGTAGATGTCCTGGAAGTGATCCAGCTGGCGCGCCTCCAGCACGCCTTCCTTCACCAGCTCCAGCGAGGCCGAGAGGGTGGACGCCAGATACGACGCCGGCGATGGGCCGTCATCCTCCTCCAGCACCCGATCGATCGGCGCCACCGAGGTCAGGACGGTCCAGTCTTCCATCCTCGGCAATAGGCTCCGCAGGCGATCACGGGCGTCTTCCAGCGGATAGGCCGTGGGCGGACGCGGGGCATAGTGGCGACTGTGCTCGCGTTTGCGCTGGGTGATGTAGGCGCTCATCAGGCCATAGAGGTCGCCCTCAAGCCGCGTCGACGAGACGATCTTGACCGCGTCAGGGTCGCCGCGCGTGAACACGTCACGCTTGAGGATCGGACGCTCCTTCAGGGCCTCGACGGCCTTGCGCATCACGTCCAGCTTGGCCAGCCGGAACGCCAGCTGCGCCGCCATTTCCTCGGCCGGTGGCTCCTCGGCCTTGGCGCGCTCGGGCTTGGGCAGCAACAGGCGCGATTTCAGGTAGGCCAGCCAGGCGGCCATCACCAGATAGTCCGCCGCCAGGGCGAACCGCACGCGGCGGGCCTGCTGGACGAAGGCCAGGTACTGCTCGGCCAGGCGCGTAATCGAGAGCTGGAGCAGGTCGACCTTCTGGCTGCGGGCCAGGGCCAGCAGCACGTGAAGCGGGCCCTCATAGCCG
Proteins encoded:
- a CDS encoding segregation and condensation protein A codes for the protein MSTGFQPTFDFEAANEAAEDGAALVIDIDGYEGPLHVLLALARSQKVDLLQLSITRLAEQYLAFVQQARRVRFALAADYLVMAAWLAYLKSRLLLPKPERAKAEEPPAEEMAAQLAFRLAKLDVMRKAVEALKERPILKRDVFTRGDPDAVKIVSSTRLEGDLYGLMSAYITQRKREHSRHYAPRPPTAYPLEDARDRLRSLLPRMEDWTVLTSVAPIDRVLEEDDGPSPASYLASTLSASLELVKEGVLEARQLDHFQDIYLRTRAEPLETTE